The sequence ttagtgtgtgggtagCCACGATGTGGCTGCAAAGATTTATTGTATTAAGAAAGGATAAAAGTGATAGGGAGTCCAAAACTTTTTGTGAAAGAAATgcctttctttttttaaataagcCATTATTAATGGAGCGGAAAAAGTAACAACTATTAAAATAGGGaagtaatatttaaatatacaaatttttacataatttttattttgcacatgactagGGATTTTGAATACTCCGTCCCATTAAGTATAACTTCCTACTTTTAATCACGATTATTAAGAAAGGATAAAAGTGATAGGAGTCCAAAACTTTTTGTGAAAGAAATgcctttctttttttaaataagcCATTATTAATGGAGCGGAAAAAGTAACAACTATTAAAATAGGGAAGTAGTatttaaatatacaaatttttacataattttagtTTTGCACATGACTATAAATTCATTTAGATGAATTTTCATATTCCCTCTGTTCCACTAGAATATGTTCGTTTTTCATTTTGGAATGTCCCATTAAAATAAGTTCGTTTTTCATTTTAAGTGAAAAAAATGTACTTAAAATGTTTAGTTAGTGAGGACCATATAATTTTTACCCTAAAAAGAGAATAAACTTTCATTTTCGGGGGGGCTAGCTCTAGCCACAAGTCATTATTTCTAACATATGTAGACTATATTTTAATTTCCAAAACTACCCTTCGATCTTTTTTTTCTGTATAATTTGTTGATTGATAATGAAGTATGGTAAAACAACCTATGCTTtagtaggggtgtaatcgagtcGAGCCAAGCCGAATAGTGTCTTGttcaagcttggctcgtttagctaatcgagctgtttgattaattatcgatcgagctttaatcgagtcgaatacaatgccgagcctaatcgagctttttaaatttaaatttttatttaaaattttagttattttcctaatacataagttaattttcaaatatataagttattttattcacaaaaatataatatatttactattttcttgtaaataaatgatgttaattagatacttaattcaaatattactacatatagtataaaatatagtaagacatttaatgaataatcttatgtttttaagataaatcacttcacgagcttgttcacgagctaacgagccgagcatcgtcatgctcaagcttggcttgtttagctaaacgagttgttcattaaattaccgaacgagcttttatcgagtcgaacgtcgaatagctcacgagtagcttggctcgtttacgGCCCTATGCTTTAGGGGCTAAATAGTACAGTTTCCTCAACTCAAAACTTATCACACCAGCTTAGTAAATAAATGGACTTTAATGTGAATATGGTTTTACTCCACCACCTTAGGAGTATTTATGATAAATAAATGGACTTTAATGTGAATATGGTTTTACTCCACCACCTTAGGAGTATTTATGATTGTCAAGCGTAGAACCGATCACCTATTCATCGTGGGCAAAGATAACATGTCAACTACTGATGTGTCAATTTTAATTAGAAAAGAGAATAAACATATTTTACTATAATTAGAATCAGTGTTGGGCATTTTTTCTTGCTGCTCGTTTTTATTATCAAGCGATAATGATGTTCCACCTAATACTATTTCCCACCTAATACTATTTCCCAATAGTAATCTATATTTTAGCTCTATGAAAATATGGACTATATATTTTAGCTTGAAGTAATGTATCATAATTTCAACTTAGCTAGCTGTCTCCGCGCGCGTAATCATTTTCTAAATGTATTTATCAAAAAGTAGTTAAATATTTAGTAGAGATGGAAGGGTTAACAACCCACCACTATTACAGCCGAATTAAGGGTTAACTTGGGGCGGCTCATTATTTTAACTATGCTATGGATATTTAAATAAAGGGAATTTAATTAATTCCTTGAGAAACGGAGGATGCAAGTGGCTGGTACAAGAAACTTAGCATAGAGTATCAACAATACATATAATAATCGGTTGAACAGtaactttatattttcttaaacAAGTgtaatcgtgtaaatgacactattcagttatataaattacattgcttataattgattttattcggttatataaatgacactgtaacattttaacaTGTTATATAATGTCATTTTCGATCTTATAGTGTCtttgaaatattatagtgtcaattacaggaagtgtcatttatatttatgaattgtgttatttacaatgttataatgtcatttatacgcaatgACATTTATACGATTTGGGTCAGGATGCGGGTTCGGATCAGAATCTGAGTGcaaattaattagattgtaCGGTACATCGGATTGTATCCAATACCACCTCACATGTCAATCGTAGATCAATGCATCCTTATCACAGGCATAATTTTTAATTCGTTTTGTTAGTTTCTAGATCCACATTATTATGCACTAATCCAATGGAGTGGAAAACTGagcaatatattaaaaaaaaatgcaactcGTCATGTTTCTTAACGTAAGATGCAACTTGTTTATTAAACAATTCGCATTGCATTACCAATTAAAATTTTGTGGCGCTTACGTTACATATAACAACAAAATACAAGGTGTAATACGAAAGTAGTGTGTAAGCTAATCCAATATGGTGGTTAGATATAAAGTATTACGTGATAGggattttttatataaatacatgTGACAACTCATTTTTATGTGCATATAAAGTATTACGTGataggaattaaaataaatttattttctttttattcggTGTGAATCATCTTAacatctaagttcaaaataattttaaattttgtaagaAAAGAGTGGGGTATTACAAAAATCTACAAAACGATGTCATTTAAGATTCACAAAACCGatgtcgtctttactaatccacgtaagcaTCAATTTAACACTCTGGCGACTGAAAAAATTGGAGGGACGGAATTGCGAAAATTGAAAatgtggtgatttaattcgctaCATTTCAaaaatcacgttaaaattgcaattgaaaataattcgtgattttatttgtcaaacCACTATTTGATTTTGCCTAACATGTATTTTTTCAATGCGTTTATATAACTTTTTAAATGTGTTTGTTTTTACCATGTATATACGAGTAAACTTTGCACAAATATCATCAAAGTCTACTATCTCTTATGCTCAAGTTCGAAAAtaattcgtgattttatttgtacATATATACTTCAATCCgaactttatatttttttacatttattgagtttatatattaaatttgtaTAGAAAATTGATAACTTTAGgattaattcaaataataaatttatatgtgGTAAATAGATAATATCTTATCTTATCGAAATTGATAGAATTGTGATGGGAGTGGAATTCTTGTATGTTCATGATTATGATAATCGCTAAAagaaagataataataataataataataataataataataataataataataataataataataataataataataataataataataataataatatattattgtccttaaaataaattaaaaatagggACATATTAGGCaatttaaattttgtaaaacaagggtataaatttttattaatttttttataagttGAGTCTGCTTACTTGTCAACCACGTAGGCATCGACCCGCAAAAATTAAATAACGTGTGTGATTTAGTCCGATCAGGCCCAATTTGTCCTATAAATgtcaaaaattttaaataaattattgtatAATTGCAAAACGACCAAAGTTACTATCCTAAAAAAACTTTGCTCTCCACAAACTTTGAAGACTGACCTTAACAACAGAATGATCACCATGATATTCAAGAAACCAATAAATCCCAACATCGAGAGGATACTAAATGTCGCACCCAAGCAAGATATGAAGAAACAACAATTGTCGCAATTAAATGTCATTTACAAACACACAACCAACAAAGGGGGAAAAAAGGAAGAAACTATTCAAAATAAATCCAACAAACAAAACGTACACAACAATAATGCAGACAACTGCGCTAGCTCAAGGGTTGATATTCACCTTCCATATCTTGGAGATTAAATCTGAATTTCTGATCTTGGTTGCAATGCTTTTGGTTGTCACCATCTTTAACTCCTTGAGAAGAGCCATAGACCCAATCTCTTCAGGGAGGCTCTCCAGACTTGGACAATTCTTGATTTCTAGTTTCTCAAGCGAACTCATTCCACCTTTTTCAATTTGCACGTTTTTCAGATTCCACATCTCTTCGATGCACAGGACATTGAGATCAGGAAAGCCGTCATGCAAGATCACCATTTCTCGACCGGTAAATGCATTCCTCAATTTGAGGTGGGTTAGACAGCCTAGCTCCCCTAGTAATGGCATGGGGTCTTCATCAAGACTGCTGTTAACCAACGTCAATGATTCAATTTTGTAAGGGAAATTTGGTAAGCTGGCAAGGAGTCCATCCAACTTGAGAATATCGATTTGTAGATTATAAAGCCCATCCAAACAAGGCATTGTTCTGAAATGAAACCCTCTTAAGATCAGATGATCAATAAACCTCAAGTGAACCAATTCCATAAAGAGCTTGCTTACATCTGAGTTTCCATCCAATCCTTCTATCCCCAATTTCCTAAGATAAGACGGCATGTTTGACCTCTCTTGCACATATGCCAAATTATCAACCGAGACGTAGGTTAAGGTATACAGAAAATCAGATCAGAGATGAGATGGCGAAGGCTACGCAATTCCCATATAGTATCCGGCACCTCCACCATAAAGTTTTGAGCTATGTCAAGAACCTCAAGCTTTTTCAAGCACCCCAACGACTGTGCATGGCAGCTCTTTTATGTAATTACTAGAAATTTCACACCGCGTAGGACGTGGTGTTTCTAATTGCTCCGTGAATTATGGGATTAAATAACGATGCTTGTAAAACCATTTCCAAGTGCAGCCATATTATATTATGACTTGTAGGAGAATTTCTACAAGTCATTAACTCATACAAATTGCAACAATCCACaagtatattttatatacaaactacttaaatatttttaagaCATTATGCATCATATATACACAGTGCATTCAACCAGAAGCTACATTGAAGCATATACAATGTACACACAAAAGACAACCTCAAaaggttaaaaaaaaaaggttatggtgcagataggcccctcaagtggaggcccttagagcgtttcagtcctcttactaactgtgtgtgcaaattggccctcgaactcaaaaaaatggtgcagatcgccccctctgacttaacaccgttatgggccgttagtcagagggggcgatctgcaccgtttttttggagttcaggggctaatctgcaccttttccctttttggagttcgggggctaatctgcacaccgttcattaaaaaaggggaaaaggtgcagattggcccccgaagtagtagcccctatagcgtataacccctcttactcactgtgtgtgcaactaaacccctgaactccgagaaaagggtccaaattcccccctctgacctaacgccgttaagtgtccgttaacgtttgggtttaattgcaccctctacttcaggggtggatctgcacctttttttttaatttttttttttaataattttagcaacccacctccggcatcaacttaaccgccccccgtactcatcagctcaaacttacactttgtcaacTCGCACgtgctcaatctcttgatcatCGACTacttaccgccgacatgcagcagcatcaccaactccaatTGTGGATCTGGATCGAAacctgcttggtccaaatccatatccgtatttttttacttaggtcaggatctggtccaaatccattaggtccaaaaaaacgagattcatgtccagatccattagattcacagggtctcgagtcctgaccctgatccattcttttttctcttttaaaataaatttacaaatattaaattaaccaaaaataaaatcagaattattatctagagttttaataattattcaaaaataaataaataaaatttaaatatatattatatagataaatatatacacaattaatatcataagataagcctaaaaggttaaggtgttggaggagatgctgttgtgcggggcggtgaagaagctggtggcgtgacaaacatggttttcgtacctcaattccacatgatttgttgtcatttttccttcatgttttgtttgccaatgcgtgtttgtaccataatgttgagttttatgaagatttgatgtcttggtatagttttggagtaatttcaggaaatatcaaggattaattggaggattttgaagatatgatattgaagtacgtctcgagaggaatccgtgagcgcaaacggcgaccaaatccgagtccggacgagggagaacggagcaaaacgagcagACTGTGCAAAAcacccagtaccccgcggtcaccacccgcggccgcggggtaagaccgcgggtcagctgttcccgactcaggagacacccacggtcaccacccgcggccgcggggcgggaccgcgggtcccctgagcatcccccacgtttgaaggccgcggacgcgggctgtgaccgcgggaaaagggcggggcttcccccaagtgggccccagacgcgattttagtcccaaaactccattttttccttcttttctaacatcattcaccacacacacccatttcatcttccccaactctccaatctcaaaccctagcctccattctctaccattttttctctcttccacacacaaaaacaacaccaaaatcaaataaagaagggaaagacttggaaaggagctcatcaagactacatgattgaagatcaagattataggatttgtctatgaatctctatctctctatatctttatttatgttttcttatgacttgagatttgcttttattatgaatatgcttggctaaaatctcttatcctagggactagatttcgatggatcgtaatgaacttcaatataaatcaatataaatcttgatatggcctacttatctagggcgatctccccactagttttagccccctcccggacgactaaaacagtagattacgggtcataattgccgtccccggtcaatttctaacctataactcccaagagcacaaaagatcaacaagccctcacccacctctcaacctcccggtttattgagatgatatgtatcaaactcctaatctattgtaattatcctctcccgattcaaatcacaaattagaaatgcacaaaaggtggccaaccaatcatacaagagataaatctaggacttgaaaagataacaataagcacaatcaagatatatattgaacaaagaaatcaatccattacaaatccatctaatctaagagattttagccaagcatattcataataaaagcaaatctcaagtcataagaaaacataaataaagatatagagagatagagattcatagacaaatcctataatcttgatcttcaatcatgtagtcttgatgagctcctttccaagtctttcccttctttatttgattttggtgttgtttttgtgtgtggaagagagaaaaaatggtagagaatggaggctagggtttgagattggagagttggggaagatgaaatgggtgtgtgtggtgaatgatgttagaaaagaaggaaaaaatggagttttgggactaaaatcgcgtctggggcccacttgggggaagccccgcccttttcccgcggtcacagcccgcgtccgcggccttcaaacgtgggggatgctcaggggacccgcggtcccgccccgcggccgcgggtggtgaccgtgggtgtctcctgagtcgggaacagctgacccgcggtcttaccccgcggccgcgggtggtgaccgcggggtactgggtgTTTTGCACAGTctgctcgttttgctccgttctccctcgtccggactcggatttggtcgccgtttgcgctcacggattcctctcgagacgtacttcaatatcatatcttcaaaatcctccaattaatccttgatatttcctgaaattactccaaaactataccaagacatcaaatcttcataaaactcaacattatggtacaaacacgcattggcaaacaaaacatgaaggaaaatgacaacaaatcatgtggaattgaggtacgaaaaccatgtttgtcatggcgttgctgcatgtaagcggtggTTAGTCGACAACCAAGAAATTGGGCGCatgcgagctgacaaggtgcaagtcagaatcgatgagtacgggggcggttaagttgatgccgatccacccctgaagtagagggtgcaattaaacccaaacgttaacggacacttaacgacgttaggtcagaggggggaatttgcacccttttctcggagttcaggggtttagttgcacacacagtgagtaagaggggttatacgctataggggctactacttcgggggctaatctgcaccttttcccttaaaaaaaaaatcacatctcatcttctctGACCAACTTTTCCTGCGTCAATCGCCatcagatgaggaaaatcacgaaatcaagtttCCAAGCCCTaaatcgggaattccaaatcggcgtcattgctcccgaaaatcacataatcgaaatggaaactcgaattctccctcgaacgtcaccgcccccaattgcagaatcacccccaatgaatcgaacttcgcctcgccgtaggcagtgatcgtgaccccaatcgagatcgagatcatgttggccatggtctctgatttgaaggcgtccttcttcaacagcacgccgatagtgtagatggcgacgggcatcgtcagcctttatcaccggatttcgccggatttgagagaaagaggcgactcctcatcaagaaaagccaggcggcgggttcaccgaatattgcggcggcgatttccgacggaatgggagaattagggctcgtccttgacgctaagcgtgtgcagtcgagcgagctccgaggtttagggcccaagagagaaagaaaggggcggcgccctccgccggcctcgccggagcttgaatcagcgacaacgacgatcaaattttgagcgagagagatgaattaattaaaaagttaaaaggtgcaaattagcccctgaactccgaaaaaacggtgcagatcgcccccttgactaacggcccataacggtgttaagtcagaggggccgatctgcaccgttttttttagttcgggggccaatttgcacacacaattagtaaggggactgaaacgctctaagggcctccacttgaggggcctatctgcaccttaacccaaaaaaaatgtCACCGACACGGTGTAATAGAACCAAAAGTCATAGATAGAATTGTACAAGTACATACAAAAGTTACCTCAAAGTCTCATCGAATTATTGACTTTATGTGTTCAATATTCTTCGCTTGATTGTTACACCACCACTTGGTTTGAGTGTAGGTGTTTGTGGGACTATTTTGTGTGAAAAgtaatctattatataatagaattataatcttcatcatttattaattaattaactattacattctatataaagattcattaatcataataaatataatttataataaatgtatatatataataatattaacattacatataatctaaattaataaattttattatttattttttctagataaaaattagatttacatgtctgataagaaaaaattataatctatatacgataaattattttaattgaatgttagtgattagatgtatatttgttattaattttatatttctcaatagcgtacatattatatgtatatgttgcaatatattatattgtatgaatatatatatatatatatatatatatataataaaattgatatatatatatatatataaattttattttatatatatatataaatattatatatatataatatttacattcaaagttcaaataagatatatatatatatatatatatttatattcttaattttcaataaaattaattttaaattaagtttgaattgagacatgcacgtatatgtaaattataaacgggtccggtcattgatttacatgtttgcataataaggcacaaattctataaactgattactttaaaacaaaatcttattttatgtctatcaaaataattaaaattttatttttattttttataaaataaatccatacattttatttttatagggaagaaaaatatatttttcatttctgcaaactttatttgtttctgttcgtccattactactaCTATTACTactactataataataataataataataataataataataataataataataataataataatatatttgatttaatttgaaaaaataaattggtttgattaagtaaattatttcttcaatttaatttgattataaaataatatattttgtataaaattttaaaaataaaatttggattcaacatagattttttatgaaaatctatcaattaaattactaaataaattaatacaatttgaatctcgtgtcaactttcttaagctacacacgagatgattttcaaaacttagttatggtctttcaaacttcaaacgagataaagttcacgagtcaattttattctttcaatttttcaaacggaatgatgctcgaaactcaagatttgaagataattaatgtccacgagtccattttattctttcaaatttcaaacgaaatgatgctcgaaactctattatgatatttcaagctccacatgaaataatgcacaaaaaaatgtcaagatttttcaagctgcatacaagatgatgtttagaagttagttatgatcttacaagctaaagatgataatgatctttaaagctacacacaagataattcttgtaacttaattgtggtcattcaaagtttaaatgagatgatacttacaagttaaatttgtttttttaaactccaaacgagatgattattggaacccaattataatatttagaactaataatgcataaaagtttgtcaagattttttcaagttccatacaaaatgatgtttacaagttagttatgatgttagaagctccaaatcatacaatctcacaagtcaactttcatttttaaagcttcagatagtgatgttaaaaaaacttgacgcataaaagttcattttttgtattttaaggtctagacgagatgatacttATAAGTCTGATGTTCAAACATTAGTTGCCGTCTTCCGaaatttagattatgatatgatcctataaggttcagacgagatgatgctcagatgaaataaaattttcaatatcgatacatttttcaaaatattattaaataaaaatctacataaaaagaatatttattatgcTAACAAAatgttaacatttaattgaggaatatgatttaaattaatataatttcaactatattaccttaaattaaataaatttaaaaataatttatataataagttaaaataatttcccgtcgaatttcgacgggtaatacactagtagtagtagtagtagtagtaataatgataataataataataataataatgtatttGCATACTATCCTATATTGTTGATGACGTAATTCAACTATTAATATCGTTGTTTCATGTAGAATATTCACCTTTATTTTGCTTGGCAACCACTGCAATGAACATGTGGAAGTCCTCTTTTATGAAATTTGACcacataaaaataatcaatgtGCCAATACTTTCTGGTATATTAGTTTCACCAATGTGCCAAGTATATTAGTTTCACCTGCCAATACTTTCTGGTAAAATCTTCAACCCAAAATCTTCCAAGTCAAGAATCTTAAGCTCTTCAAAACTGTTCCAGTAAGATGGACTAGTGTCGAAGTAGCCACCtccatggaagaagagagaaacaaGATGTTTATCTTGATCCGTGGAGTAGTTGAACTTGTCTCTGCTGCAAATGATAACACGATGATGACGAGCACTCTCAAAAGGTCGATTATTTCCAGTGTTCCTTAGGATCTATAGTTTCTCCTCTGCCTTTTGGATGGATAACATATGTAGTAGAGGATTCAAGCTATAATGTGTGCTCTTGTCCTTGACTGAAATAACAGATTCATTGATTAAACCATCTTAAGATTGTCGACAGTCAGGTTGTGAACCAGCTCCTCCTGCAACCCAAATCTGTATCAACTTTTCTTTCCTTAAAGTTGATGCTTCATGTGACTTGTGAACAGCAATCTACTTCCATTGACTGCTTACATAAGAATAATACAAAAAGGAATAGTTAGCGCAACACGACTAGATCATAAACAGAAAGATTGATCATACATACATTCTTGtggaagagcttccaagaaagACTTCAAGTGCACTTGTCTGGGCATGTCATCGAGAACTATAAAATATCACGTTCCTTGCAGGTGTTGGGAAAGCATATCTCGGAGGCTTCGATTGTCCATATTCTCTAATAAGGAAGATGTATGGAGATTATGAGGATCTTCTTTCATAGTGAAGTAAGTAGAATTAGATACCCAA comes from Salvia miltiorrhiza cultivar Shanhuang (shh) chromosome 3, IMPLAD_Smil_shh, whole genome shotgun sequence and encodes:
- the LOC131018265 gene encoding probable disease resistance protein RF9; the encoded protein is MPSYLRKLGIEGLDGNSDVSKLFMELVHLRFIDHLILRGFHFRTMPCLDGLYNLQIDILKLDGLLASLPNFPYKIESLTLVNSSLDEDPMPLLGELGCLTHLKLRNAFTGREMVILHDGFPDLNVLCIEEMWNLKNVQIEKGGMSSLEKLEIKNCPSLESLPEEIGSMALLKELKMVTTKSIATKIRNSDLISKIWKVNINP